A genomic window from Winogradskyella sp. J14-2 includes:
- a CDS encoding DUF2892 domain-containing protein yields the protein MKKNMGSLDKGIRIIIAIAIALLYYFNVIEGTLAYVLMVLAIIFLLTSFISFCPLYFPFGWNTCKRK from the coding sequence ATGAAAAAGAACATGGGAAGTTTAGACAAAGGCATTAGAATTATAATTGCTATTGCTATAGCCTTATTGTATTATTTCAATGTAATTGAAGGTACACTGGCTTATGTTTTAATGGTATTAGCTATCATTTTCTTACTCACAAGTTTTATTAGTTTCTGTCCGCTTTATTTTCCTTTTGGATGGAACACCTGTAAACGCAAATAA
- a CDS encoding ATP-dependent Clp protease adaptor ClpS — translation MTKEKLSEELLLEEEVLKQNEIVLFNDDVNTFDHVIDTLIYACDHVPEQAEQCAIIVHYKGKCTVKTGSYDDLKPRCSKLLEAGLSAEIV, via the coding sequence ATGACGAAAGAAAAATTATCAGAAGAATTACTCCTCGAAGAAGAAGTGCTAAAACAAAATGAGATTGTTTTATTTAATGATGATGTGAATACCTTTGATCATGTAATAGATACACTTATTTATGCCTGCGATCATGTACCAGAGCAAGCAGAGCAATGTGCAATAATAGTGCATTATAAAGGAAAGTGTACTGTAAAGACAGGCTCTTACGATGATTTAAAACCGCGTTGCTCTAAACTGTTAGAAGCTGGTCTTAGTGCGGAAATAGTATAA
- a CDS encoding DUF1599 domain-containing protein translates to MQDTSKQYDAVIEKCRSLFVNKMSDYGSAWRILRLPSLTDQIFIKAQRIRSLQENDVRKVDEGEVSEFIGIINYCVMALIQLEKGVVEQPDLETEEATELYDEKIALTKELMMNKNHDYGEAWRDMRVSSLTDLILQKLLRVKQIEDNAGKTIVSEGIDANYQDMINYAVFAMIHLGEGE, encoded by the coding sequence ATGCAAGATACATCAAAACAATACGATGCTGTTATAGAAAAGTGCAGATCGCTTTTTGTTAATAAAATGAGCGATTATGGAAGTGCATGGAGGATTTTAAGATTACCGTCGCTTACTGATCAGATTTTTATAAAAGCACAACGTATTAGAAGTTTACAAGAAAATGATGTTAGAAAGGTGGATGAAGGAGAAGTAAGTGAGTTTATAGGTATTATAAACTACTGTGTTATGGCATTAATTCAGTTAGAAAAAGGTGTCGTAGAACAACCAGATCTGGAGACGGAAGAAGCTACGGAGCTCTATGACGAAAAAATTGCACTCACCAAAGAATTAATGATGAACAAAAATCACGACTATGGTGAAGCTTGGAGAGATATGCGTGTAAGCTCGTTGACCGATTTAATATTACAAAAGCTATTGCGCGTAAAGCAGATTGAAGATAATGCAGGCAAAACCATTGTAAGTGAAGGTATAGATGCTAATTATCAAGATATGATAAATTATGCTGTTTTCGCCATGATTCATCTTGGTGAAGGTGAATAA
- a CDS encoding MBL fold metallo-hydrolase, translating into MKIEQLYTGCLAQGAYYIESQGEVAIIDPLRETQQYIDKAHANNAKIKYVLETHFHADFVSGHVDLAEKTGASIVFGPGAETEYNIHSATDGEELKLGDITIKVLHTPGHTLESVTYLLKDENGKDYAIFSGDTLFLGDVGRPDLAIKSDLTERDLAGMLYDSLREKIMPLADDVIVYPAHGAGSACGKNLSKETVGVLGEQKKTNYALRADMTREEFIEEVLDGIAPPPQYFAKNAMMNKMGYDAFDDILNTGNNPLTPEEFEALANHESALVLDVRTQSDYIKAHIPNSIFIGLNGQFAPWVGALITDIKQPILLVVPEGKSEEAVTRLSRVGYDNTLGYLEGGIDAWEASGKEIDSLESISAEEFEKRANTSELNVLDVRKDGEYKSMHLENAQHFALDYINNQMDQIDKDKTYYVHCAGGYRSVIAASILKARGYHNLVDIAGGFGAIKKTNLPTTDFVCPSTL; encoded by the coding sequence ATGAAAATTGAACAACTATACACAGGATGTTTAGCTCAAGGGGCTTATTATATAGAATCTCAAGGTGAAGTAGCGATAATAGACCCTTTAAGAGAGACCCAACAATATATTGACAAAGCACATGCTAACAATGCCAAAATCAAGTATGTTTTAGAAACACATTTTCATGCCGATTTTGTTTCAGGACATGTTGATTTAGCTGAAAAAACTGGAGCCTCTATCGTCTTCGGTCCTGGTGCAGAAACAGAATACAACATTCACTCGGCAACCGATGGTGAGGAATTAAAACTCGGTGATATTACTATAAAAGTACTGCACACACCAGGTCATACCTTAGAATCTGTAACTTACTTACTAAAAGATGAAAACGGTAAGGATTACGCCATATTTTCAGGAGACACACTTTTTTTAGGTGATGTTGGCAGACCAGATTTGGCCATAAAATCAGATTTGACAGAACGTGATTTAGCTGGTATGTTATATGATTCATTAAGAGAAAAAATTATGCCTTTGGCTGATGATGTTATTGTGTACCCTGCACATGGTGCTGGTTCTGCTTGCGGTAAAAACTTAAGTAAAGAAACAGTTGGTGTTTTAGGTGAACAAAAGAAAACAAACTATGCTTTGCGTGCAGATATGACCAGAGAAGAGTTTATTGAAGAAGTGCTTGATGGTATTGCACCACCTCCACAATATTTTGCTAAGAATGCGATGATGAATAAAATGGGCTATGATGCTTTTGACGACATTCTTAACACCGGAAACAACCCCTTAACACCAGAAGAATTTGAAGCATTAGCAAATCATGAATCTGCATTGGTTTTAGATGTAAGAACACAATCAGATTATATTAAAGCTCACATACCTAACTCAATATTTATTGGATTAAACGGACAGTTTGCGCCTTGGGTTGGTGCTTTAATTACAGACATTAAACAGCCTATTTTACTAGTAGTCCCAGAAGGTAAGTCTGAAGAAGCTGTAACTAGATTATCTCGAGTTGGTTACGATAATACCTTAGGTTATCTTGAAGGTGGTATAGACGCATGGGAAGCCTCAGGAAAAGAAATCGATTCTTTAGAATCTATCTCTGCTGAAGAATTTGAAAAAAGAGCAAATACATCAGAATTAAATGTTTTAGATGTTCGTAAAGATGGTGAATATAAAAGCATGCATTTAGAAAATGCTCAGCATTTTGCACTAGATTATATCAACAATCAAATGGATCAAATAGATAAGGATAAAACCTATTATGTACATTGTGCTGGTGGTTATCGTTCTGTTATCGCAGCTTCCATACTAAAAGCAAGAGGTTACCATAATTTGGTAGACATTGCTGGCGGATTTGGTGCTATTAAGAAAACAAACCTACCTACTACCGATTTTGTTTGTCCATCAACACTTTAA
- a CDS encoding Crp/Fnr family transcriptional regulator, which yields MISKDILEPFSYLFDQEILNTILEVATIKTYKKNDIIIDIGEDLRHIPLLIKGNIKVLREDTDGSELLLYVLESGDTCAMSLTCCMAKSVSKIRAIADDDTTVIMIPLEQMKSWFDTNKSWRSFILQSYQIRFDEMLETIDTLAFMKMDERLFKYLTDKVKLSASTDLEITHQEIAEDLHTSRVVVSRLLKQLEKQEKITLGRNKIHVVDF from the coding sequence ATGATTTCAAAAGATATTTTAGAACCTTTTTCTTATTTGTTTGACCAGGAAATCCTCAATACTATATTAGAAGTAGCAACCATTAAAACCTACAAAAAAAATGATATTATCATTGATATTGGTGAGGACCTAAGACATATTCCACTTTTAATAAAAGGCAATATTAAAGTACTAAGAGAAGATACTGACGGAAGTGAATTATTACTTTATGTATTAGAATCTGGCGATACTTGCGCCATGTCCCTAACCTGTTGCATGGCTAAATCTGTTAGTAAAATAAGAGCTATTGCCGACGATGACACAACGGTAATTATGATACCATTAGAACAGATGAAAAGTTGGTTTGATACTAACAAAAGCTGGAGAAGCTTTATTCTGCAAAGCTACCAGATACGCTTTGATGAAATGTTAGAAACCATAGACACTCTTGCCTTTATGAAAATGGATGAGAGATTGTTTAAGTATCTTACAGACAAAGTAAAACTCTCTGCATCTACAGATTTAGAAATTACACACCAAGAAATTGCAGAAGATTTACACACCTCTAGAGTTGTAGTCTCAAGGTTATTAAAACAACTTGAAAAGCAAGAAAAAATTACACTCGGAAGAAATAAAATACATGTTGTAGACTTTTAG
- a CDS encoding four helix bundle protein codes for MGNDKIYNLEMRTFVFARDCRFLVRDLKSTISNIEDGKQLVKSSGSVGANYIEGNEKLGDKDLKFRLRIARKEAKESEYWLRLLKEYNESENDRIENLRNEANEIRKILSAIINKLK; via the coding sequence TTGGGAAATGATAAGATTTATAATTTAGAAATGAGAACTTTTGTTTTTGCAAGAGATTGTCGTTTTTTGGTTCGAGATTTAAAGAGTACAATTTCTAATATTGAAGATGGTAAACAATTGGTAAAATCTTCTGGTTCTGTTGGAGCAAATTATATTGAAGGAAATGAAAAACTCGGTGATAAAGATTTAAAGTTTAGATTAAGAATCGCAAGAAAAGAAGCTAAGGAGAGTGAATATTGGTTAAGACTATTGAAAGAGTATAACGAAAGCGAAAACGATAGGATTGAAAATTTAAGAAACGAAGCTAATGAAATTAGAAAAATACTCTCGGCTATTATTAATAAGTTAAAATAA
- a CDS encoding pyridoxamine 5'-phosphate oxidase family protein — MIKSLEQKRCSDVLKNNYIGYLSYISNNRPYTVPITYYYNANEKYIICYSSHGHKIESMRKQTSVSMTVADIFNNNSWQSVMAHGQYEEIDGGTAKLYLHEFSLGIKNLVLKKEYKDLDYISQFSSKTYNMEIPIVFLIKIGDITGKVKS, encoded by the coding sequence ATGATTAAAAGTTTAGAACAAAAAAGGTGCTCTGATGTATTAAAGAATAATTACATAGGCTATTTGTCTTACATAAGTAATAATAGACCCTATACCGTACCTATTACATATTACTACAATGCTAATGAAAAATATATTATTTGCTACTCTAGCCATGGGCACAAAATTGAGTCAATGCGAAAACAGACATCAGTTTCTATGACTGTAGCAGACATTTTTAACAACAATAGTTGGCAATCTGTTATGGCTCATGGCCAATACGAAGAAATTGATGGTGGTACGGCCAAGCTATATTTACACGAGTTTTCTTTAGGTATTAAAAATCTTGTTTTAAAGAAAGAATACAAGGATTTAGATTATATAAGTCAGTTTTCGAGTAAAACCTACAATATGGAGATACCTATTGTATTTCTTATAAAAATTGGTGATATAACAGGTAAGGTAAAATCTTAA
- the tpiA gene encoding triose-phosphate isomerase, with translation MRKHIVAGNWKMNNGLIQTKTLITELKKQEKSSDVEVMIAPTFTNLWHAFEATRQYDIEVIAQNMHFAENGAYTGEISAGMLKSIGIKSVILGHSERRAYFNETDAALAKKVDAALANDMRVIFCFGEELSDRKAGNEETVVENQIRNALFHLDANAFKHIVLAYEPVWAIGTGETATPDQAQDMHAFIRKTLAEKYGNDVADEVSILYGGSVKPNNAKEIFSKPDVDGGLIGGASLKAEDFFAIVNAF, from the coding sequence ATGAGAAAACATATTGTTGCCGGTAACTGGAAAATGAATAACGGATTAATTCAAACCAAAACCTTAATTACAGAGTTAAAAAAACAAGAAAAATCGTCTGATGTAGAGGTAATGATTGCACCAACATTTACCAACTTATGGCATGCTTTTGAAGCAACAAGACAATATGATATAGAAGTGATTGCCCAGAATATGCACTTTGCAGAAAATGGTGCATATACAGGTGAGATTAGTGCAGGTATGCTAAAAAGTATTGGTATTAAATCAGTGATTCTCGGGCATAGTGAGCGCAGAGCTTATTTTAACGAAACAGATGCAGCTCTAGCTAAAAAAGTTGATGCAGCATTAGCTAATGATATGCGAGTGATTTTTTGTTTTGGTGAAGAATTATCTGACCGCAAAGCAGGTAATGAGGAAACTGTTGTAGAAAACCAAATAAGAAACGCACTGTTTCATTTAGACGCAAATGCCTTCAAGCATATTGTTTTAGCTTATGAGCCTGTTTGGGCAATAGGTACAGGAGAAACTGCTACACCAGACCAAGCACAAGATATGCATGCATTTATTAGAAAAACTTTAGCTGAAAAATATGGTAACGACGTTGCAGACGAAGTTTCAATTCTTTATGGTGGAAGTGTAAAGCCAAACAATGCTAAGGAAATTTTCTCTAAGCCAGATGTAGATGGTGGACTAATTGGAGGCGCCTCTTTAAAGGCAGAAGATTTTTTTGCTATAGTGAACGCGTTTTAA
- a CDS encoding YeeE/YedE family protein: MELIKDPWPWYISGPCIAVVMFLLLYFGRTFGMSSNLRTMCAIGGAGKYSDFFKFDWKSQRWNLIVVIGAIIGGCIAHFVLSNPTNINLSAETISDLNQLGFKNAGESLLPPELFAWDNVFTIKGITILVTGGFLVGFGTRYAGGCTSGHAITGLSSLQLPSLIAVIGFFIGGLIMIHLIFPILF; the protein is encoded by the coding sequence ATGGAACTAATTAAAGACCCTTGGCCATGGTATATATCTGGTCCGTGTATTGCTGTTGTAATGTTTTTACTACTCTACTTCGGAAGAACCTTTGGCATGTCTTCTAATTTAAGAACTATGTGTGCTATTGGTGGCGCTGGTAAATATTCTGATTTTTTTAAGTTTGATTGGAAAAGCCAAAGATGGAATCTTATTGTGGTAATTGGAGCCATTATCGGTGGATGTATTGCCCATTTCGTCCTCTCTAACCCAACTAATATTAATTTAAGTGCAGAAACTATTTCAGATTTAAACCAGCTTGGCTTTAAAAATGCAGGAGAAAGTCTTTTACCGCCAGAATTATTTGCTTGGGATAATGTATTTACAATAAAAGGCATTACTATATTAGTTACAGGAGGATTTTTAGTTGGTTTCGGAACACGCTATGCTGGTGGCTGCACATCTGGGCATGCTATTACAGGCTTAAGCAGTCTACAGTTACCCTCTTTAATTGCTGTAATTGGTTTTTTTATTGGTGGCCTAATTATGATTCATTTAATCTTTCCAATACTATTTTAA
- the prmA gene encoding 50S ribosomal protein L11 methyltransferase — protein MNNTIYIGYEFKVEPLQPATEILIAELGYAGFESFVEHSEGVTAYIQKDDWNAFILEDIQILNSEEFEITYEFNEIEQTNWNAEWEKNFKPIVVDDLVTVRAPFHDKPSTKYDLIIEPKMSFGTGHHETTHMMIQHILKNDFENKSVLDMGCGTGVLAILAEKVGATKLDAIDIDNWCYLNSLENVERNDCKNISVYEGDIKLLEGKQYDTIIANINRNILLADIPMYIKCLSSNGELYLSGFYEEDIPKLEDLCNKHLLKLKETIKRGDWVSLKFIN, from the coding sequence ATGAACAACACTATATATATAGGCTACGAATTTAAAGTAGAACCTCTTCAGCCAGCAACAGAAATTTTAATTGCAGAGCTTGGCTATGCAGGTTTCGAAAGTTTTGTAGAACACTCAGAAGGTGTTACTGCGTATATTCAAAAAGACGATTGGAATGCTTTTATACTAGAAGATATACAAATTTTAAACTCTGAAGAATTTGAGATTACCTATGAGTTTAATGAGATAGAGCAAACCAACTGGAATGCAGAGTGGGAGAAGAACTTTAAGCCTATAGTCGTCGATGATTTAGTTACTGTGCGTGCACCATTTCACGATAAACCTAGTACTAAATACGATCTTATTATTGAACCAAAAATGAGTTTTGGTACAGGTCATCATGAAACCACACATATGATGATTCAACATATTTTAAAGAACGATTTTGAAAATAAATCAGTTTTAGATATGGGTTGTGGCACTGGTGTATTAGCGATTTTAGCTGAGAAAGTTGGAGCAACAAAGTTAGATGCTATAGATATAGATAATTGGTGTTATCTCAATAGTTTAGAGAATGTAGAACGAAATGATTGTAAAAATATTTCGGTTTATGAAGGTGATATAAAACTGTTAGAAGGAAAGCAATACGATACAATTATTGCAAATATTAATAGAAATATTCTATTAGCAGATATACCTATGTATATTAAATGCCTAAGCAGTAATGGTGAATTATATTTAAGTGGTTTTTACGAAGAAGATATACCGAAGCTTGAAGATTTATGTAATAAGCACCTGTTAAAATTGAAAGAAACAATAAAAAGAGGTGATTGGGTATCATTAAAATTCATAAATTAG
- a CDS encoding DUF6691 family protein: protein MKKFLKFFLVGIFFGIVLVKSEAVSWYRIFEMFKFQSFHMYGIISTAVIMGIFLLLIAKRSHLKTTKGTYLRVPLKDKGFIRYIAGGSIFGLGWALCGACPGPMYILVGTGAFSILIVIAAALLGTFAYGVLKRRLPH, encoded by the coding sequence ATGAAGAAGTTTTTAAAGTTTTTTCTAGTTGGCATATTCTTTGGCATAGTATTGGTAAAATCTGAAGCTGTGTCTTGGTACCGCATATTTGAGATGTTCAAATTTCAATCTTTTCATATGTATGGAATTATTAGTACCGCTGTAATTATGGGTATTTTTCTACTTCTAATAGCCAAACGAAGCCACCTTAAAACAACAAAGGGCACCTATTTACGAGTACCATTAAAAGATAAAGGATTTATTAGATATATTGCTGGAGGTAGTATTTTTGGACTTGGCTGGGCATTGTGTGGTGCCTGTCCAGGACCCATGTACATTTTAGTTGGCACAGGTGCTTTCTCAATACTCATTGTCATTGCCGCCGCTTTATTGGGCACCTTTGCATACGGTGTTTTAAAACGTAGGCTTCCTCACTAA
- a CDS encoding heavy-metal-associated domain-containing protein, giving the protein MKTTTIQIQNLKYGGCANTILTQLSKLDDISDVSVNNDTDEVSFNHNNDEAFEAAKTKLSDLGYPMVGEQNSLPKKAKSFVSCAVGRMTK; this is encoded by the coding sequence ATGAAGACTACAACAATACAAATACAAAATCTAAAATATGGTGGTTGTGCTAATACTATACTAACACAATTATCCAAACTCGATGACATATCTGATGTTTCAGTTAACAATGATACAGATGAAGTAAGCTTTAATCATAATAATGATGAAGCGTTTGAAGCTGCAAAAACAAAACTTTCAGATTTAGGATACCCAATGGTAGGTGAACAAAACTCTTTACCTAAAAAAGCAAAATCGTTTGTAAGTTGCGCTGTCGGAAGAATGACTAAATAA
- a CDS encoding BT_3928 family protein → MKYITHISRIFVGVLFIISGFIKLNDPLGFSYKLQEYFGADVLNMEFMIPYALLLSVFVVVFEVVLGVFLLIGYKPKFTVYSLLAMIVFFTFLTFYSAYFDKVKDCGCFGDALKLTPWESFTKDVILLVLILILVKGLRHIQPLFTKLPTTVIALLSFIVSLWFGYHVLMHLPAIDFRAYAIGKNIPEQMEIPENAAKPVLEYTWTFNIDGEKQEFVTNGSYPEVDGEYVGVETKTIDEGYVPPIQDFSIESEDEDLTTYFMEKDKLVVIAMYNIAASETDGVAKLKAFTDRATKKGYTVIGLTSSGAYEKEKVKQDFDLNFDFYLCDEKVIKTIVRANPGVVLLERGTVVNKAHWNDIEDVNL, encoded by the coding sequence ATGAAATACATCACACACATAAGCAGAATATTCGTTGGAGTTTTATTTATAATCTCAGGATTTATAAAGCTTAACGACCCATTAGGGTTTTCTTATAAACTGCAAGAGTATTTTGGAGCAGACGTGCTAAATATGGAATTTATGATTCCATATGCCTTATTGCTTTCTGTTTTTGTGGTAGTCTTTGAAGTTGTTTTAGGTGTGTTTTTACTCATTGGTTACAAACCAAAATTTACAGTTTACAGTTTGTTGGCAATGATAGTTTTCTTCACATTTTTAACCTTTTATTCAGCATATTTTGATAAAGTTAAAGACTGTGGTTGTTTTGGCGATGCATTAAAATTAACACCATGGGAAAGCTTTACTAAAGATGTTATTTTATTAGTGTTGATATTGATTTTGGTAAAAGGTTTAAGGCATATACAACCGCTATTTACTAAATTACCAACTACTGTTATAGCCTTACTCAGTTTTATTGTGTCTTTATGGTTTGGTTACCATGTATTAATGCATTTACCAGCTATAGACTTTAGAGCTTACGCCATTGGTAAAAATATACCAGAGCAAATGGAAATTCCAGAAAATGCTGCAAAACCAGTTTTAGAATACACGTGGACGTTTAATATCGATGGCGAGAAACAGGAATTTGTGACTAACGGAAGTTATCCAGAAGTTGATGGTGAGTATGTAGGTGTTGAAACTAAGACGATTGATGAAGGTTATGTGCCACCAATTCAGGATTTTTCTATTGAGTCTGAAGATGAAGACCTAACAACTTATTTCATGGAAAAGGATAAGTTGGTCGTAATCGCAATGTATAATATTGCTGCATCTGAAACTGATGGAGTAGCTAAATTAAAAGCCTTTACAGATAGAGCTACTAAAAAAGGCTACACAGTGATAGGTCTGACCTCTTCTGGTGCGTATGAAAAAGAAAAGGTGAAACAAGATTTTGACCTTAATTTTGATTTTTACTTGTGTGATGAAAAAGTGATAAAGACCATAGTGCGAGCGAATCCTGGTGTTGTTCTTTTAGAAAGGGGTACGGTTGTTAATAAAGCACATTGGAATGATATTGAAGATGTAAATTTATAA
- the folP gene encoding dihydropteroate synthase yields the protein MTINCKGQLIDISTPKVMGILNVTPDSFYDGGQYKDEQSILNQVETMLNEGATFIDIGGYSSRPGADNVSETEEVNRVVPVVKLILKHYPETLISIDTFRGEVAKQSIEAGAAIINDISAGYLDQSMIATVGRLGVPYIMMHMKGNPKTMQQQTDYDDLIKDINSYFAERIAIAHAAKINDIIIDPGFGFAKTTEQNYELLNNMELLQIVDKPILAGVSRKSMIYKTLNTTSENALNGTTALHMVALQKGAKILRVHDVKEAVECVILFNKLIKN from the coding sequence ATGACCATAAACTGCAAAGGCCAACTTATAGACATCTCTACACCCAAGGTGATGGGAATTCTCAACGTTACACCAGATTCTTTCTATGATGGCGGACAATATAAAGATGAACAATCTATTTTAAATCAGGTTGAAACCATGCTGAACGAAGGAGCTACTTTTATAGATATTGGTGGTTATAGTTCACGCCCTGGTGCAGATAATGTTAGTGAAACTGAAGAAGTAAATCGTGTGGTGCCTGTTGTAAAACTTATTCTGAAACATTATCCTGAAACTCTAATTTCTATTGACACATTTAGAGGTGAAGTTGCCAAACAAAGTATTGAAGCTGGCGCTGCAATCATCAATGATATTTCTGCTGGATATTTGGACCAAAGCATGATTGCAACTGTTGGGCGACTAGGTGTACCGTACATTATGATGCACATGAAAGGAAATCCTAAAACCATGCAGCAACAAACCGATTATGACGATTTAATTAAAGACATTAACAGCTATTTTGCCGAACGTATTGCAATAGCGCATGCTGCAAAAATCAACGATATTATTATAGATCCTGGTTTTGGTTTTGCTAAAACAACAGAACAAAATTACGAGCTCCTCAACAATATGGAGTTATTGCAAATTGTGGACAAACCCATTTTAGCAGGTGTCTCTAGAAAATCTATGATTTACAAAACATTAAATACAACTTCTGAAAACGCACTTAATGGCACAACCGCATTACACATGGTGGCTTTGCAAAAAGGTGCAAAAATCTTACGAGTGCACGATGTAAAGGAAGCTGTTGAGTGTGTGATATTGTTTAATAAATTAATTAAGAACTAA
- a CDS encoding ABC transporter permease, whose protein sequence is MIRYFVNKLFYAFITLLGVVTVIFFLFTILPGDPAKMMLGQNQSAEQVEAVKKKYGFDKSLGTQFLYYLNDLSPISFHSNNSEDYTYLSTNKYNAAKLFTIRNTTTVVKTPYLRESFTKQGKKVTDVIGETIPNTFVLAVSAIIIAIILGIIFGIISALYRDTWVDKTIQVLSTFGMSVPSFFSAILFAWLFGFVLHKYTNLEMTGSLYELDDFGEKMTIKWKNLILPAIVLGIRPLAVVIQLMRNSLLDVMSQDYIRTARAKGLSEFKLIKNHAVKNALNPVVTAISGWFASMLAGAVFVEYIFGWNGLGKEIVNALNTLDLPVIMGSVLVIAIVFITINILVDLVYAWLDPRVKLS, encoded by the coding sequence TTGATAAGATACTTTGTAAATAAACTGTTCTATGCATTCATCACCTTATTAGGTGTTGTTACAGTTATTTTCTTTTTATTTACAATTCTTCCTGGTGATCCTGCAAAGATGATGTTGGGTCAAAATCAATCTGCCGAACAAGTAGAAGCAGTAAAAAAGAAATATGGTTTCGATAAGTCTTTAGGAACGCAGTTTTTGTATTATTTAAATGACTTATCTCCAATTTCATTTCACTCTAATAATTCAGAAGATTACACGTATTTAAGTACTAATAAGTATAATGCGGCAAAATTATTTACAATCAGAAATACTACGACGGTTGTAAAAACACCTTACTTAAGAGAATCTTTCACCAAACAAGGTAAAAAAGTAACAGATGTTATTGGTGAAACTATTCCAAACACCTTTGTTTTGGCAGTTTCAGCAATTATTATTGCTATAATTCTTGGAATTATCTTCGGAATTATTTCAGCGTTATATAGAGATACTTGGGTGGATAAAACCATACAAGTTTTAAGCACGTTTGGTATGAGTGTACCTTCTTTTTTTAGTGCTATTCTTTTTGCATGGTTGTTTGGTTTTGTGTTGCACAAATACACCAATCTAGAAATGACAGGAAGCCTGTATGAATTAGATGATTTTGGTGAAAAAATGACCATAAAATGGAAGAATCTAATTTTGCCTGCCATTGTTTTAGGTATTCGTCCCTTAGCTGTCGTCATTCAGCTAATGCGTAATTCGCTATTAGACGTAATGAGTCAAGATTACATAAGAACCGCAAGAGCAAAAGGGTTAAGCGAGTTTAAATTGATAAAAAATCATGCTGTTAAAAATGCATTAAATCCAGTGGTTACGGCAATTTCAGGATGGTTTGCATCGATGCTTGCTGGTGCCGTTTTTGTTGAGTATATTTTTGGATGGAATGGGCTTGGAAAAGAAATAGTTAATGCTTTAAACACTCTAGATTTACCAGTAATAATGGGTTCTGTTTTGGTTATTGCTATTGTCTTTATAACCATTAATATTCTTGTAGATTTAGTCTATGCATGGTTAGATCCTCGCGTTAAGCTATCTTGA